In Chitinophaga sp. HK235, a single window of DNA contains:
- the sucC gene encoding ADP-forming succinate--CoA ligase subunit beta, producing the protein MNLHEYQAKELLKKYNVPVQEGIPVDTPEAAAEAYKQLKVQYGNEFAVVKAQIHAGGRGKGKVRGTEQRGVAVGKNAEDVKTIAGNILGGTLVTIQTGEAGKLVNKVLVAQDVYYPGPNPVKEFYLSILLDRAKGQNVIMYSTEGGMDIEEVAHNTPEKIFKEWVKPNMALQPFQARNIAFNLGLSGEAFKNMVKFVTNLYNAYVGLDCSMLEINPLFKTSDEKIIAVDAKVNLDDNALMRHPDLEALRDITEEDPTEVEAGKYNLNFVKLDGNVGCMVNGAGLAMATMDMIKLSGGDPANFLDVGGTANAQTVEAGFRIILKDPKVKAILINIFGGIVRCDRVAQGVIDAYKSIGNINVPIIVRLQGTNAKEAKDLIEASGLKVQSATLLSEAADLVNKALN; encoded by the coding sequence ATGAACTTACACGAGTACCAGGCTAAAGAACTGTTGAAAAAATATAATGTACCGGTACAGGAAGGCATTCCCGTAGATACGCCAGAAGCGGCGGCCGAGGCGTACAAACAACTGAAGGTGCAATACGGTAACGAGTTTGCAGTGGTTAAAGCGCAAATTCACGCTGGTGGACGCGGTAAAGGTAAAGTCCGTGGAACAGAGCAGAGAGGAGTAGCTGTAGGAAAAAATGCAGAAGACGTTAAAACCATTGCAGGCAATATTCTCGGTGGTACGCTGGTAACTATCCAGACCGGCGAAGCTGGTAAACTGGTTAACAAAGTACTGGTAGCACAGGACGTTTATTATCCCGGCCCTAACCCGGTAAAAGAATTTTACCTGTCTATCCTGCTCGACCGCGCTAAAGGTCAGAACGTGATCATGTACTCTACCGAAGGCGGTATGGACATTGAAGAAGTAGCACACAACACACCGGAAAAAATATTCAAAGAGTGGGTAAAACCCAACATGGCCCTGCAGCCATTCCAGGCCCGTAACATCGCTTTTAACCTCGGTTTAAGCGGCGAAGCGTTCAAAAACATGGTTAAATTTGTAACCAACCTGTACAACGCTTACGTAGGACTGGATTGCAGCATGCTGGAAATCAACCCTTTATTCAAAACCAGCGATGAAAAAATCATTGCCGTTGACGCTAAGGTAAACCTCGACGACAACGCACTGATGCGTCATCCTGACCTGGAAGCACTCCGCGACATCACCGAAGAAGATCCTACCGAAGTAGAAGCAGGTAAATACAACCTGAACTTCGTAAAACTCGACGGTAACGTAGGTTGCATGGTGAACGGTGCCGGTCTGGCCATGGCCACTATGGACATGATCAAACTGAGCGGTGGTGATCCTGCCAACTTCCTGGACGTAGGCGGTACTGCCAACGCACAAACTGTGGAAGCCGGCTTCCGCATCATCCTGAAAGATCCTAAAGTAAAAGCGATCCTCATCAATATCTTCGGTGGTATCGTTCGTTGCGACAGGGTTGCCCAGGGTGTTATCGACGCCTACAAATCCATCGGTAACATCAACGTTCCGATCATCGTACGTTTACAAGGTACCAATGCCAAAGAAGCAAAAGATCTGATCGAAGCCAGCGGCCTGAAAGTACAGTCTGCTACCCTCCTCAGCGAAGCTGCTGACCTGGTAAACAAAGCACTGAACTAG